The following nucleotide sequence is from Cucumis melo cultivar AY chromosome 1, USDA_Cmelo_AY_1.0, whole genome shotgun sequence.
CCTATTATGAAGTATACTTGTTGTATGATGTATGCAATACTGATTATATGTTTTACTATTTAGTGTTTTTTATCAGTTTACTGATATACCTATTATGAAGTATACTTATTGTATGATGTACACAATACTGATTATATGTTTTACTATTTGGTGTTTTATATCAGTTTACTGATATACCTATTATGAAGTATACTCATTGCATGATGTATGCAATACTAATTATATCTTTTACTATCTAGTGCATTTATTAAATTGATTATTCTATTTTGTTCCCTTTTTGTAGGTTCATTTATTGCATAAGAAATAGATCCAAATGGCCATTTCAAATATTGTTTTATGGCTATTGCATCATCAATTGATGGTTGGAGATATTGTAGACCAAATATAGtcgttgatgggacatttttaaaGTGTAAGTATGGTGGAACATTGTTAACTGCAGCAACTATGGATGGTAATAGTAAAATTTTCCCTCTTGCATTTAGTATAGTAGATTCGGAGAATGATGCTTCTTGGAAATGGTTTTTTGAACAATTAAAACTTTCTTTTGGAGATCGAGAGGGATTGATTATTATTTTTGATAGACATATAAGTATTCCAAAGGGTGTTTTAGATGTGTGTCCAACGGTACAATATTGCGTTTATGTAGAACATCTTTTAAAAAGTGTGAAGTTGTCATTTAAAGACTCTTTAATTGAAAAGCTTTTTCGTCAATGTGCATACTCGTATACAATAGATGATTTCGAGTTATATATGAGATCGATGGAGTCAATATACCCATCTATTAGAGGATATCTTATGAAAGTTGGTTTTGAGAGATGGTCACGTGCATACTctagaaaaagaagatatcaaatAATGACAACGAATATTTGTGAAAGCTTGAATTCTAAGTTAAAGATTGATAGAGACTTACCGGTTGCATCTTTGCTTGAGGCCATTAGAGAGTTTCTTCAACGGTGGTTTTATGAGAGAAGAAAAGCAGCCTCATGTTTAAAGAGTGTTTTGAGTTCTTGGTCTGAAGGACTAATAAGAAAGCTAGTTGATGAATCAAGAAGCTTCATTGTAAGTGTTATGTTTTAGATATTTGTTTATAATAGTCAATTATCGATATACTGTATTTAAGTGTAATGATTAGTTAATACACTGATGATATACCATAATTTTTTGTGTTCAGGTGAATCCTGTGAGTGaagttgaatttcaagtagttgATGGAGGCAAGAATTTTTTAGTAAAGTTGAATTGTAATAGCTGCAGTTGCCTTTTTTGGGATCTAGAAGAAATTCCATGGGCTCATGCTCTTATTGTGATTTGTAGTCTTAATTTGAATCCTTATGCGTTCGTTTCACAGTATTACTATGCTACTGTATTGTCTGCAACTTATGGTGGTTTAGTTCGTCCGATTGGTAACCATACTGATTGGAGTGTTGTGGAGATGAACGACAATATATTGCCTCCAGTATTTAGACGTCCAGCAGAAAGGCCTCGAAAAAGAAGGATTCCTTCTATTGGTGAAGTTTCAAAGAGCTCAAAATGTAGTCGTTGTAAGAGAGCCGGTCATAATATTAGAACTTGTACATTTGAACCTATTTGAACAATttaattgttttgaaatttagcAATTTTCAATGATGtattatttgaacaatttaCTTATTTCGAAATTTAGCAATTATCAGTGATGtattatttgaacaatttattttcgaatattttcttctcta
It contains:
- the LOC107990862 gene encoding uncharacterized protein LOC107990862; translated protein: MTTNICESLNSKLKIDRDLPVASLLEAIREFLQRWFYERRKAASCLKSVLSSWSEGLIRKLVDESRSFIVNPVSEVEFQVVDGGKNFLVKLNCNSCSCLFWDLEEIPWAHALIVICSLNLNPYAFVSQYYYATVLSATYGGLVRPIGNHTDWSVVEMNDNILPPVFRRPAERPRKRRIPSIGEVSKSSKCSRCKRAGHNIRTCTFEPI